DNA from Bacillota bacterium:
CAGTGATGCTGGGAATGCCAATAACCCGGGACCCCCAATAAGTTGAGGTGGAGGAAGGATCTGCATTATGGTTAATCCCTTCCATCCTGAAACCGGAATAATTCCGCATCGCTGTGACAATTGCCCGGTCCCTGTTTAGCTGAGAGCCGGACTGCAGGTACCACCAGAAGAGAATTTCTCCAAAGGAGTGGTAATCAAGAAGTAATTCCGGATTGTTGCTGCGAACCCAGTTTGCCACTGCCCGGGTCTCCGGCTCCGATTCGGCGCTGGGGCCCGGGTGCCAAGCATAGTAGGGATCAGGATTTTCACTCTGCCCCGGCTGGGTGGACCAGCGGACATCAAAATTACGGTTTATATCAACGCCGCGAATATTCGCTTTCCAGCGAGAAAAATCCTCGCCCCAGTTCCCATTTAAAGCCAGCAGTTCCTCGGCACGGTCAGGAAATGCACTTACCCCCTGCTGCACCAAAGTCACACCGTCGGGATTGACCATGGGGATAAAGGTAATGGAATACTTGTCCAGAATATCTTTGACAGACTCGCCACTGACGGTAATGTTCTGGTCATACTCCCATAGTAATGTCTCTACTGTTCGCATGACCACAGGCGTAGTCATCCACTCGGAAGCGTGGAGAGAGCCCAAAACCAAAACATCCCTAGAGCCCTTGCCGACTGTGATTGACCAGATATTTCGACCCTCCACCGACTGACCGACAACTGCCGTGCTGGCCAAATCCGGGTAATGTCCGGCAAGTTTCTGTAAGTCGTTGGTGAGGTTGCTATAAGTATAGCGCTGCCGGTTAAAGTTCAGACGCACTTCTGCCCATTTTGCATTCAATTGCTGTTGGGCCTGGTCGATTGCAGATTTGACTGCATTTATCCGACTGGAAAGAGAGTCTTTAACGGAACCATCGTGTAGATTTCGGACCAGGTTGTTGGCGGGACTATATGCGCTGTTGGCCGAGTTGATTGCACCCTGGTTGGAGAGGTTAGAAATTCGGGATTCAGCCCTTTCTACAGCTTCGGTAGCTGCCTCTTCCGCCTTACGGTGCAACTCCTCCTGGGCTTCATCTATCTCCTCCAGAATCTCCTCCAACTGTTCATGTAACTGCTCCTGAACATCACCCTCAGGCAATTCTTCAACCAGTTGGTAAGCTGCATCGTAAGCTGATTGAGCCGCATTGACCCGGCTCTGGCTGGAAAGATCGCTCAAAAGCGCTTCAACTTCCTCGACTGCTTCCGTTGCCGCAACTTCGGCATCAAATTGCTCCTGGACGGTTTCCAAAAGTGTATCAATAGCTGCTATTTGTTCCAGCAACGCAGCTCTAATATCCCCGTCATGCAAGTCTTCGACGAGCAAGCGGGCAGCTTCATATGCCTCCCTGGCCGCGTCGATTTGCTCCTGGGATTCAATAGTTTCGAGTTTACCCTGCACTGCACCAACTGCTTCCGTGGCAGCTTCTTCGGCCGCGAGTTTCGCCATGGCAATGTCTAGGGCCTCCTGGGTTTCGTCAATAACCTGCTGGATTCCGGCAAGGCGCTCCAATAACCCATCACGCACCGTGCCTTCCTTTAAATCTTCAACCAGTTCTGCAGCATTATCCCAAGCTTCCCGGGCAACGTCAATTTCTTCCTGTGTTTCCAGGTTCGGCAGCAACTCCTTAACCTCGTCTACAGCTGTATTCGCTGCATCTTCAGCCAAATAAGCCAGGACAAAGCCGCTGCCCAAGAAAAGAACTACGCCCAAAATAGCTGTTATTACGATTAGGCCATAAATATTTGTCTTTTTGGTTAAAAACCCGCTCTTTGTATTAGCCCTTTGCTCGCTAACCCCCACTACATTCCCATCCCCCAATCAGTTAATTGTCCACCTTATAAATTTCTAGCTGTCTGAGGGAATTCCTTGTTAAGCGCCTGCTAATTGTCTCCAATTATCAAGATTGTGGCAGAAAATATAACATGCATCTTATAATGAGTGCGGGCAGAATCAGCATTGACTAATTTGAGCATGTGGTCTTCACGACTTCCTGCACCCTCTGTCAGGGTCTGACATCGGTCTGTATTTCAGAATCAATTACTTGTATACTAAAGAAATGAATTCTAATAAAGGAGGTAACATCATGGGCTTTAATAAAATCGTATCCGTTGATAATACCGGACTACTGGAATCAGCCCGGGCCAAATTGCGAAAGCTGGCCAGAGAAACAGTGTTCTATGAAGATTATCCCGATACCAATCAAGAGATTATTGCCAGGATTGGCGATGCCGATGGCGTGCTGGTATCCTGGAATACTCCGATAGACCGGGAAGTAATTGCGACTGTCGCAACATCAAGTACATAGGCATGTGCTGCACGCTTATCGATGCAAAGAGCGCAAACGTCGATATTGACGCGGCCAAAGAGCGCGGGATTCAAGTCCTTGGCGTCCGGGATTACGGCGATGAAGGGGTCATCGAATTCATAATCAGCGAGCTGGTCCGACTATTGAAAGGCCTCGGAGAACATCAGTGGCAGCCGGTGGATTTAGAGCTGACAGGCCAGACCCTGGGAATCATCGGCATGGGCACTCTGGGGAAAATGCTTGCTGAACAGGCACAATCCTTTGGAATGAATGTCTTCTATTACAGCCGCACCCGTAAACCTGATATAGAAGCAAGCGGGGTCACTTATCTAGAATTAGACGCCCTTCTGCAAAAAGTGGATATCATTTCCACCCCAAGGCGAAGCCGTTAATCATTTTATATTTTGTTTTCATTTACTTACATTCCCTCCCGCAAGGATTTTCTCCGCATAGGCAATCAATCGTCGCTTACGGTCAACTTCTTGTTGCAAGCGTTCGTAACCCAGTTCTGTTATAACATAGGGCTTCTTGTTATCGTCAGTCTCCTCCACCAACTGGATCAAATCTGCCTTAAGTAGTTTTTTCAATGTGGTATACAGCGAAGCCGGCCCGATTGTAATTTCATTGTTGGTTAGTTCCTCAATTGTTTTCATTATCAAGTAACCGTGTTTTTGTTCTGTTAGCGATAGCAGAATAAAATATGCCGGGTCAGTTAGCTCCCCCATATCCATAAAATCTTTTCTCGGCAAGCCCAAACCCTCCATATATCATATAGTGATATATCATTGTTTGATATATATGTCAATAACCCCCCCCCCGCTGATTTCTCAGCAGAGGGATTACCTCATTTATTCTTTAGATAAAATTTCGCTAGTTTTAACTGTCAGACAGCGGTTTCCCGG
Protein-coding regions in this window:
- a CDS encoding PadR family transcriptional regulator, with the protein product MPRKDFMDMGELTDPAYFILLSLTEQKHGYLIMKTIEELTNNEITIGPASLYTTLKKLLKADLIQLVEETDDNKKPYVITELGYERLQQEVDRKRRLIAYAEKILAGGNVSK